In Zalophus californianus isolate mZalCal1 chromosome 17, mZalCal1.pri.v2, whole genome shotgun sequence, one DNA window encodes the following:
- the ZNF575 gene encoding zinc finger protein 575: protein MLERDAESAAGDTDPSPTGKEPVTKGGAPHQGSPQEPSEPVPGPATSAGAPSQPRRRPPPQRPHRCPDCDKAFSYPSKLATHRLAHGGARPHPCPDCPKAFSYPSKLAAHRLTHSGARPHPCPHCPKAFGHRSKLAAHLWTHAPARPYPCPDCPKSFCYPSKLAAHRHTHHATDARPYPCPHCPKAFSFPSKLAAHRLCHDPPMAPGSQATARHRCSSCDQAFGQRRLLLLHQRSHHQAESQGERE, encoded by the exons ATGCTGGAGCGAGATGCAGAGTCCGCGGCCGGGGACACCGATCCTAGTCCCACTGGCAAGGAACCAGTAACCAAGGGAGGAG CCCCCCACCAGGGCTCGCCGCAGGAGCCCAGCGAGCCGGTGCCAGGGCCTGCCACGTCCGCGGGGGCGCCTTCTCAACCCCGCCGGCGGCCCCCGCCCCAGCGCCCGCACCGCTGCCCTGACTGTGACAAGGCCTTCTCGTACCCGTCCAAGCTGGCCACGCACCGGCTGGCGCACGGCGGCGCCCGCCCCCATCCGTGCCCCGATTGCCCCAAGGCCTTCTCCTACCCCTCCAAGCTGGCAGCCCACCGCCTCACGCACAGTGGTGCCCGCCCACACCCATGCCCACACTGCCCAAAGGCCTTTGGCCACCGCTCCAAGCTGGCAGCCCACCTCTGGACCCACGCGCCCGCCCGCCCCTACCCGTGCCCCGACTGCCCCAAGTCCTTCTGCTACCCCTCCAAGCTGGCAGCCCACCGCCACACGCACCATGCCACCGATGCCCGCCCCTATCCTTGCCCGCACTGCCCCAAGGCTTTTTCATTCCCCTCCAAACTGGCTGCCCATCGCCTCTGTCACGACCCCCCGATGGCGCCAGGCAGCCAGGCCACAGCCCGGCATCGCTGCTCCAGCTGCGACCAGGCCTTTGGCCAAAGACGCCTCCTGCTCCTTCACCAGCGCAGCCACCACCAGGCTGAGAGCCAGGGGGAGCGTGAGTGA